One genomic segment of Phycisphaerae bacterium includes these proteins:
- the ppk2 gene encoding polyphosphate kinase 2, with protein sequence MSEEKAERSKLSRKEYERELHKLQVELCILQDWVKQEGLRIVVVFEGRDAAGKGGLIRRLVERVSPRVFRVVALPAPTEREKSQLYIQRYIQHFPAAGEVVIFDRSWYNRAGVEHVMGFCSREEHKRFLELCPVIEHHFVEGGVRLIKYWLEVTNEEQKRRFAARIEDPLRQWKLSTMDLPSRERWYEYSRARDQMLEATDTEWAPWYIVPSEDKRRARLNCIAHFLSLIPHEKVKRKTIELPKRNKDNAYDDVASIAGRRFIEERY encoded by the coding sequence ATGAGCGAGGAAAAAGCTGAACGTAGCAAACTGAGCCGCAAGGAGTATGAGCGCGAACTCCATAAGCTCCAGGTCGAGCTCTGCATACTCCAGGACTGGGTAAAGCAGGAGGGTCTTCGGATCGTCGTCGTCTTCGAAGGACGCGACGCCGCCGGCAAGGGCGGACTGATCCGCAGACTTGTGGAACGTGTCAGCCCGCGAGTCTTCCGCGTCGTCGCTCTGCCGGCCCCCACCGAACGCGAGAAGAGCCAACTCTACATCCAGCGTTACATCCAGCACTTCCCCGCCGCCGGAGAGGTTGTGATCTTCGACCGAAGCTGGTACAACAGGGCCGGCGTCGAACATGTGATGGGCTTCTGCTCCAGGGAAGAGCACAAGCGTTTCCTTGAGCTCTGCCCCGTGATCGAGCATCATTTCGTCGAGGGCGGCGTTCGACTGATCAAGTACTGGCTCGAGGTCACAAACGAAGAACAGAAGCGGCGGTTCGCGGCCCGCATCGAAGATCCGCTACGGCAATGGAAGCTTAGTACCATGGACCTGCCTTCCCGAGAGCGATGGTACGAGTACTCGCGGGCTCGCGATCAGATGCTGGAGGCGACGGACACGGAATGGGCGCCCTGGTACATCGTTCCTTCGGAAGACAAGCGCCGCGCGCGACTGAACTGCATCGCCCACTTTCTGAGCCTCATCCCGCACGAGAAAGTGAAACGCAAGACCATCGAGCTTCCCAAGCGGAACAAGGACAATGCCTACGACGACGTGGCGTCTATCGCCGGGCGGCGCTTCATCGAAGAGCGCTATTGA
- a CDS encoding efflux RND transporter periplasmic adaptor subunit produces the protein MRLSSGIGYTLMILAVASGCDGDKTGQQAAAPPPPEVTISQVVSRDVTDFGEFTGRTSATVSVDIRARVSGYLDEITFKDGQEVKKGDVLFQIDPRPFKAALENALGQKAQWEAKLARAKADVQRYEKLVPTGAATPQDLDKAKADMGEATAAIQSAEATIDTAKLNLEFARIVAPANGQISSSDISTGNLVLADNDKLTTIVSLDPMFVNFDVNERDLLRLRESSRASRPPGEALPDIGTLKVPVFVGLANEQGYPHQGVIDFADNQVDPTTGTISARGTFDNSKRIFKPGLFTRVRVPIGDPYKALLVAERAIAIDQGTKHVLTVDDKNTVQQRFIEPGPLQDDGLRVIKSGVQAGDWVVVNGLQRARPGKPVNPQRAEMPTRATRANTPAGSSSSTNAAQSKPATPTSH, from the coding sequence ATGCGTCTATCTAGCGGTATTGGCTACACTCTGATGATCCTGGCCGTGGCAAGCGGCTGTGACGGCGACAAGACCGGCCAGCAGGCGGCCGCACCCCCGCCACCCGAGGTGACGATCAGCCAGGTCGTCAGCCGGGACGTCACCGACTTCGGGGAGTTTACCGGCCGGACGAGCGCGACCGTGTCGGTGGACATCCGTGCCCGGGTCAGCGGCTATCTGGACGAGATTACCTTCAAGGACGGCCAGGAGGTCAAGAAGGGAGACGTCCTGTTCCAGATTGACCCTCGCCCGTTCAAGGCCGCCCTCGAGAACGCCCTCGGACAGAAGGCCCAGTGGGAGGCCAAGCTCGCCCGCGCGAAGGCGGATGTCCAACGCTATGAGAAGTTGGTGCCTACTGGCGCGGCCACGCCGCAGGATCTCGACAAGGCCAAGGCTGACATGGGTGAGGCCACCGCCGCCATCCAGTCCGCCGAAGCAACCATCGACACCGCCAAATTGAACCTGGAGTTCGCCAGGATTGTAGCACCTGCCAACGGTCAGATTTCGAGCTCGGACATCTCCACGGGCAACCTGGTTCTCGCCGACAACGACAAGCTGACCACGATCGTCTCGCTGGATCCGATGTTCGTCAACTTCGATGTCAACGAGCGAGATCTCCTGCGCCTTCGAGAATCCTCACGAGCGTCACGCCCGCCCGGTGAAGCCCTGCCCGATATTGGAACGCTGAAAGTGCCGGTTTTCGTTGGTTTGGCGAACGAGCAAGGCTATCCGCACCAGGGCGTCATCGACTTCGCCGACAACCAGGTTGATCCCACTACCGGCACGATCAGCGCCCGCGGTACCTTCGACAACTCCAAGCGTATCTTCAAGCCGGGTCTGTTCACTCGGGTGCGGGTCCCGATCGGCGATCCTTACAAGGCCTTGCTGGTGGCGGAACGAGCGATTGCGATCGATCAGGGCACCAAGCACGTGTTGACCGTGGATGACAAAAACACCGTCCAGCAACGGTTCATCGAGCCGGGCCCCCTCCAGGATGACGGGCTGCGGGTGATCAAGTCCGGCGTGCAGGCGGGCGACTGGGTCGTCGTCAACGGCCTGCAGCGGGCTCGCCCCGGCAAACCAGTGAATCCGCAACGTGCGGAGATGCCCACCCGAGCAACCAGGGCCAACACTCCCGCCGGAAGCTCGTCCTCTACCAACGCGGCCCAAAGCAAACCTGCGACACCCACGAGCCACTGA